TCGCGGGCCACAGCAAGTATCTTCGAGCGTCGCTCCGGCGGGAGCCGACTGAATCGTGGTGAAGGCATGAACCGATGGTACACCCTAGTGGTACACAAAGCAAGGCTGACCCCCTCGGGCTTGACACCCCGCCTAGCGGACTCGAAGTAGCACATCTGTGCTACAATTGTCATGACCCCGACCACGGAGGACGAAATGCGCCAGGGAGTGAAGCTTCGCAAGGTCGGCGGATCCATAGCCGCCACCCTGCCCAAAGACATGGCTGACAGGCTCAAGCTTGCCGCTGGCGACACGGTGATCGCTATCGAGACAGACCGCGGAATCCTGCTGACGCCTTACGACACCGATACCGAAGAAGCACTCTC
The Actinomycetota bacterium genome window above contains:
- a CDS encoding AbrB/MazE/SpoVT family DNA-binding domain-containing protein gives rise to the protein MRQGVKLRKVGGSIAATLPKDMADRLKLAAGDTVIAIETDRGILLTPYDTDTEEALSIAAEVGRTYRSALRELAK